The following nucleotide sequence is from Congzhengia minquanensis.
AAGTTCAAGTTTGAAAGCCAGTTCCAAAAAATCTCCTCCGGCGGCGCAATTTCATATGTGGAAATTCCCAACATGCGCCATAACACCGAGGCCATTGAGGACGTAGTTCGGTTTATTTACGACAACATTCAATACGCTGAGTTCAACACCAAGAGCGACTATTGCCAGGTTTGCGGATTTGACGGGGAAATTATTATCAATGAAGACAACGAGTGGGAATGTCCTGCTTGCCACAACAAAGACCATGCAAAAATGAACGTAACCCGCAGAACCTGCGGTTACCTGGGCGAAAATTTCTGGAATGTAGGCAAAACAAAGGAAATTAAAGCAAGGGTGCTGCACCTGTAATAATAAAAAGGATTGAAATAAATGAATTATTCAGCCATTAAAACTCACGATGTGGCAAACGGTATTGGCGTTCGGGTTTCGCTGTTCGTCAGCGGCTGCACCCACCACTGTAAGGACTGTTTTAACGCCGAAACCTGGGATTTTGCCTTTGGCAACCCGTTTGGCGACGCGCAGGTACAGCAAATTTTAGAGGCTCTAAAGCCTGACTATATCAAAGGGTTTTCGCTCTTGGGCGGTGAGCCCTTTGAGCCGCAAAATCAGCACGTTTTGGCACCGCTGCTGAAAAAAATTAAACAGGCCTATCCCGACAAGACAATCTGGTGCTACAGCGGATATTTGCTGGACACGGAGCTTTTAAGTAAAAGCCGCGCCAGGTGCGAGGCGACAGATGAAATGCTGTCTTACATTGACATATTGGTAGACGGCGAGTTTGTAGCGGAGAAAAAGGATTTAAACCTGCGGTTTCGCGGAAGCTCAAATCAGCGGATTATAGACGTGCCTGCAACGCTTCAGGCCGGCAAGGTAGTTTTGTCGAAAGAATTTATGTAAAATAGAAAGGTAATTCGATATTTATGGATCACAGACAAGTGAAATTTACGAAGTTAGACAGCCGGGCCAGTGCTCCGGAATTCGGCACGCCCTATGCGGCAGGCGCTGACTTGCGCGCTGTAAGTGACGAGCCCATTACAATTCGGCCCAATGAAACGGTGCTGGTGCACACAGGGCTTGCAATGGAAATACCCGAAGGGCTGGTGGGCCTGGTATATGCACGGAGCGGGCTTGCCTCGAAGCGCGGACTTGCTCCGGCAAACTGTGTCGGCGTAATCGACAGCGACTACCGCGGTGAAATTATGGTGGCGCTTCACAACCATTCAGCAGAAACACAGACCATTGAAAGCGGCGAGCGGATTGCACAGCTTGTCATTGCCCCTTACATTTCTGCGGAGTTCATTGAAGCCGGCAGCCTGTCTGACACAGACAGGGGCCAGGGCGGATTTGGCTCTACAGGAACAAAATAAATTAAATTTAATTTAAAACCGCGGGGAAATCAATTGATCGATTTCCCCGCGGTTTTTTAGTTAGAAATTTTTAATTCGCTGCCTGAATCTATTACATCAAAAAGCACCGGACGTTCCATAGGATTGTTGTTGGGCCTGTGAAGGATGAGCTTCAGCCCGCCTTCAAAGGTTTGAAACAACATGCCGTGGCCGCCGTCGCGGTCAAGCAGCAGCGGGTGGCTGTGCGTCCAGTTTCCGTCAATTTCGTCATTGTCTGAGGTGGCGACGGCCTGCACATAAGCATCTTTGGTATTAAAGCTGGACCACAAAAGAAACAATCTGCCGCTTTTGTTTCTGTAGAAAAACGGCCCGTCGGTAACATATCCGTCTGTTTCAGCCACATTTTTCGACCAGGAGGGGTCGGAGGCGTGAAACAAAAGCATTGGCTCGCCTATGGTATGTTTTAAATCCTCTGTAAGCTTTAAGGCGCACATCTCGCCGTCTGTCACTTGGGTCCATTCGTGGCAAAACACAATGTAGGGCGTGTTGTCTTTCGTGATATAAAGCGTTCCGTCAAGGCACTCCCAGCCGTGCGGGGTAATGGCCTTGTCGCTGTGCTCTTGAAAGGGGCCTTTCGGGCTGTCGGCCACCAAAATTTGTGTGCCCCGGTGGTCTGTTTCGCTTTTAAATGAAGCAAACATATAAAATTTTCCCCGATAAAAATGAACCTCCGGCGCCCAAAAGTTTTTTGTGCCCCAAAAATCAGAGTCTGGCTCAAAACAAGAAATCGGCTCAGTCCAATTCTCTAAATCGGAGCTTATGTAAACGTCAAACCCCAGTGGGCTTGTCGTTTCCCAGGCATTTTTACCCCGGGTGCCATAGAGGTAATAGGTTCCTTTATGGGGCAGGATAAAGGGATCGCGGATATGGATTTCGTTAAACTTCATAGCTGCTTCCCTCCTTATCTGTAGCTTTCCACTGCCTCGTGGGCAATTTCCTGCATGAGGGAAATGGTGTCAAAGTCAGTTGGAACGTCTAAGTCGCAGAAGGAGTTTCCCACCACGCTTTTTTCTGTGAGGGCTTCAAACCAGGTGGCGGCGAGCAGATACCGGCCCGGCCCTAAAGACGCGTGAAACGTGTCGCGGTGGGTGTTGTGAAAGCCGTGCCTAACCGCCAGATGCATGCTCTCGCCGGACGGGATAATCCGGTCAGCCGAAATTGCTTTTGCCGCTTTCCCATAGGCGGCTTTAATGTCTGAGAACATTTGGGTGCTTGTTTCATAGCCCATCTCTTCTGTCAGTCTTGCGCTTCCGTCCTCATAGGCCCAGGTTTGGTGAATGACCTGTTTTGCGCAGGGCGCATGAAAGGTCACATAGGCAGACAGCGCGTCTAAATAGGGCTGGTAGGTTTTATAGTCGGGACTTTTGTGGCTCACCTGCTGCAGGGTTACAAAGTCCCATTCGTCGCTCTGCAGCGCGTCTTTAATGGAAACGGAAAAGCCCGTTGTTTCCCCGCCGAATTCAAGGGAATAGGCTCGTTCGTCGTTGTTCATGTTTTTAAAATGCCGTGACAGCGGGCAACCCCCTATGTATAAATTCACGACTTTCATATCTTCGCCAGACGCCTGTACGATTTTTCTTAAATATCTGGTAGCGTCTTGAGAAAAACTGTTTCCAATTGCCAATACTTTCATCATTTGTTCCCTTTTCCTTTCTTCTTATGTAAGTTTAAACCTGATAAATGAGTTTCACAATTGCCATCAGTGCCACGCCGGGCAGGCCCAAAATACCGGCAATGGAGGCGCTGGCAATGTTAATGCCAATGGCAAATGAACAAAATGCAAAGAGTTTGTTGAATATGTAAAGCCCCGCCCAGCCGGCGGCGGAGTTTAAAATCAGAAGAAAAAGCCCCTTAACAGGTTTGATGAATGCAACCGCTAAAAACAGGGCCACCGCGGCGGTGACAATGCAGGCGATCAAAACAGGCGTGCTCATATTGTTTCCTCCAAAAATGGCAGTGACGTCAGATGAATGGATTTTGCAAGCTTGATATAGCGGTTAAAATTCAGTTCAGCCGCTTTTAGGCGGTAAATGCAATATTCCTTTGCATCTGCGTCGGTAATCAGGTTTAAATTCTGCCGAATGGAATCGAACTCCGATTTTGCTGCAGAAAGCTCGGATAAAAAGGCTTCCCTTTCCCGTTCCTGTTCCTTTTCCTCCTTGGTTTTTCTTACATATTCCATTAATTTTTCCGTTATTTTAATCCGGCGTACTTGTCCCGTAACTGATTCCATGTGCATAACCTCCTCTTGTTATCAGTATAATCAGTGCGGGACTAAAATATTCCAAAATTAACAAATTTAATCCACTTGAAAAGCACAGGAAAGCGAAGTTTCGCCGTGCGCAAAAAAGCAGTTCATGGGGAACACCCGCAGCTGATAGGAACCTGCCGTTAAGCCGGGCAGTTCAAAAGTGATTTCAGGCGCATAATTTTTACCGAGGGTGAGGTTATAAAAATCAGATGCAACGGTTTTGGCCAGCACCTCGTTGCCGTTTTCGTCCGTCACCATAAGCTTATAATATTCCACACAAACGTCAAAGCTTAAAAACCGTTGACGGATTGTGGCAAATACACATTCGCCGTCCGTGCGGACGCAAACAGAAGCTTCCGGTGAAAATTCCGGACGTTTTGCCTCAAACCGCCGTTTCTTTCCATAGGGGAAAATGCCGTTTTCGGCTTCGTTTAAATCAATTACCCAGGGGCGTCCAACTACTTTTTGGGAAACCAAATCCACTTTAAACACCTTTACCACCTTGCCCGTTACTTCTATGAACAGGCTTTGGGAGAAGCCAAAAACGGGTTTGGTTTCATAGTCGCACCCTTCCAATGTAAGGTATCCTACGGCGCAGACTGGGGCGCTTACAGACGTAAATCCCTCCTGGAAAATTGCCTTTTCGTCTAATACATGGGTATGCCGGTGACCTGAGATGTGAATAATTCTAGGACGTTTTGTCAGAAAGCTCCGAAACTCCTCTGAAAAGGAGGAAGGTTCTTTCCCTGCATTTGCTACTGTGTTGTGCAGTGGGATGTGGGAAACAAAAAACACGGGATTCTCCGGGTCGGTGGAAAGGGCGATGCTTAATTCGTTCATGGCCCATTTTTCGGTTTCCGGCGAAGATTCCATTGCCCAGGACAGAACGGGGTATTTTATAAAATGAAAGCCGTTTAAAATAACGTGCTCCATTGCCGGCTGGCCTGTTTTTGCAAGCCAGGTGTTAAGCGCCTTATTGGTTAAGGCGGGGTCGGTGTTGCCCTGGGGGTATTCGTGATTTCCAAGCACAAAAATTTTTGGTGTGTCTGCTGGAATTGTGCTTTCTATCGTGTTTAAAATAAAGTCGTAGTTAGACGTGTAAATGTTTCGGCACACGGAGTCCTCCCAGCTGTCCAGCTGATAGGCAATGTCGCCTGTAAAGAGAAATAAATCGCTTTTAGGCAGTTTCTTCGTGTGGAACTCCAGTGCGTTTTTAAATTCATTTTCGCCTGCGCCGAACTGTGTTACATGCACGTCGCTGATGACGCTGATTCTTAAATCTGGTTTAGGCATAAGAGGCACCGCTCCTTTTTTTTATTTACTTAATCTTAGCACAGCAGTTTTAAAAAGTCAATAACAACTCCAAAAAGAGGCAGAAAGAAAGGCCGCAGGGAAGTTCCCGCGGCCTTTGCGTCTGTTTTATTATTCCGGTTTCGGAGCGTCAACAGGACATACGTTTGCGCAGTTTCCGCATTCGATGCAGGTATCAGCGTCAATTACGTATTTGTCGTCCCCAGCGCTGATGCAAGACACGGGACATTCCCCGGCGCATGCGCCGCAGCTGATGCAGTCGTCTGTAATTATGTAAGCCATGAATGAATACACCTCCTTTTAAAGGATATCGGGCCGGGCAAGGAAAGCCGGGCCGCAAAGTATTTAAGATTTAAAAAATCTTTAAAACAACGTTAGTCAATCACTTTTTCGTTGATTGGGTTGTTGCCGGAAGACGTGCTTTCACCGTCTGAGTAGCCAAACTGAGTGCGAACCAAATTTTCTGTGGCCGCCTCATCGCAAAGATAATACGACACGCCGCCAATCATTTTCGGCGCTCCGGGCAGTGTGTAGGAGTTAAACTCAACCTTGTCGCTGTCGCGGAACTTCCAGGCATATTTTAACATATACATAACAGACATGTCTGTTTCCACATTTTTGCTGATTTCCTTAACCACAGGAACCGCCTTAAAAATATATTTCGGGCTTAGCTTTTGGTTAATCAGCTCTTTTAAAAACGCCTGCTGCATATCAATCCGGCCAAGGTCGCCGGTGGCATATCCTTTCCGGAACCTTAAAAGTCCTTCTGCGTCAGCACCGTTTAACGTTTGTTTTCCCTTTTTTAAGTGAATATGTAAATCCTGGGCCGGGTCGTCGTAATCCATGTCCATGGGCACGTCAAACTCCACACCGCCTAATATGTCAATAATATTCCGCAGGCCTTCAAAATTTACCTTGCAGAAGTTATGTATCGGCATTCCTGTTAAGTCTTTCACGGTTTCAATTAAAAGCTCCTCGCCGTTTTGTTTGCCGATGCAGGCGTTAATTTTGCCGTGGGAACCTTTTTTAAACTCAACTCTGGTATCCCGCGGGATAGACATTAAGTTCACCGTTTTTTCTTTGGGGTCTAAAGAAAACAGCATGTTCACGTCGGAACGGGTGCCGTCTTTGTCCACTCCCACAACCAAAACGTTGATTTTTCCGGAGCCGGAACTGTCTAATGCGTCTTGAAAGCCGGTGTTGGACGAAAACAGCTGGAACACCACAAAGATGATAGCCAGCACCGCTAAGGTGATGACCAGCGACAGAATAAATTTTCTTTTGTTCATGTTTTAAACCTCCAAGAGCGGGCGTCTTTAGTCTATTTCCGTAGCCGGCTTCCTTGATTGTGCAGGCGCCTTTGAAGCAGACCCAGAGCCGTCTGTGGTTTTCGGCGCAGCGGCAGCGCTGGGCTGTGCGCTTGAAGACGGGGAAGAAGATGCCTTGGCGCGCTGCTCCAGCGCCTTTGCCTCGTCTTCCGGATAGCCAAACTCCTCTAAAACCAGTTTTTTTGTTTCAGAGGGACTGTAGATATAGTAAGAAACTTTATTTTCATACCGGTCGGTTCCGGGCAGCAGGTATGTTTTCAGTTCTGTTGTGTCTGCTGACTTTAACATACTGATAAATTCAAGGGCTGTTTTTACCGTAAAGTTCGTATGCACATATTTATATGCCGCATTAATCAGTTCCGGCGCTTTTAAAATATACTGCGGCTGCATTTTCTGACGGAACAGCTCCGACAAAAAGGCCTGCTGTGCGCCAATTCTTCCAATGTCGCCCTTGTAGTAATCACCGGGGGCGTAAACCTCGGCTCCCTTGTTGTTATGGCGGAACCGCACAAAATCGTGAGCCGCCTGCCCGTCTAAATGCTGTTGGCCGGCCTTTAGATGAATGTGCAAATCCTGGGCCGGGTCGTCATAGTCCATGTCAAAGGGAACGTTATAATCCACGCCGCCTAAAATATCAATAATTTCCTTAAACCCGTCAAAATTAATCTCACAGTAGTAGTGAATGGGCATTTTCGTAATGGTTTTAATGGTTTCAATCATAAATTGTTCGCGGTTTTTCATGCCCATGCAGGCGTTAATTTTCATCACTTTCCCATTGTTCAGCGTGATTTTGGTGTCACGGGGAATAGACATGAGCTTAATCT
It contains:
- the nrdG gene encoding anaerobic ribonucleoside-triphosphate reductase activating protein, yielding MNYSAIKTHDVANGIGVRVSLFVSGCTHHCKDCFNAETWDFAFGNPFGDAQVQQILEALKPDYIKGFSLLGGEPFEPQNQHVLAPLLKKIKQAYPDKTIWCYSGYLLDTELLSKSRARCEATDEMLSYIDILVDGEFVAEKKDLNLRFRGSSNQRIIDVPATLQAGKVVLSKEFM
- the dut gene encoding dUTP diphosphatase, translating into MDHRQVKFTKLDSRASAPEFGTPYAAGADLRAVSDEPITIRPNETVLVHTGLAMEIPEGLVGLVYARSGLASKRGLAPANCVGVIDSDYRGEIMVALHNHSAETQTIESGERIAQLVIAPYISAEFIEAGSLSDTDRGQGGFGSTGTK
- a CDS encoding DUF4886 domain-containing protein; this translates as MMKVLAIGNSFSQDATRYLRKIVQASGEDMKVVNLYIGGCPLSRHFKNMNNDERAYSLEFGGETTGFSVSIKDALQSDEWDFVTLQQVSHKSPDYKTYQPYLDALSAYVTFHAPCAKQVIHQTWAYEDGSARLTEEMGYETSTQMFSDIKAAYGKAAKAISADRIIPSGESMHLAVRHGFHNTHRDTFHASLGPGRYLLAATWFEALTEKSVVGNSFCDLDVPTDFDTISLMQEIAHEAVESYR
- a CDS encoding LCP family protein yields the protein MNKRKFILSLVITLAVLAIIFVVFQLFSSNTGFQDALDSSGSGKINVLVVGVDKDGTRSDVNMLFSLDPKEKTVNLMSIPRDTRVEFKKGSHGKINACIGKQNGEELLIETVKDLTGMPIHNFCKVNFEGLRNIIDILGGVEFDVPMDMDYDDPAQDLHIHLKKGKQTLNGADAEGLLRFRKGYATGDLGRIDMQQAFLKELINQKLSPKYIFKAVPVVKEISKNVETDMSVMYMLKYAWKFRDSDKVEFNSYTLPGAPKMIGGVSYYLCDEAATENLVRTQFGYSDGESTSSGNNPINEKVID
- a CDS encoding LCP family protein, translating into MNIKKFVVIFVTAFLAFASINLGIYFGKMSHMTALDDDIANLLDKPPMEGKLNMLLLGVDEGGHRSDTIMLVNVDNVQKEIKLMSIPRDTKITLNNGKVMKINACMGMKNREQFMIETIKTITKMPIHYYCEINFDGFKEIIDILGGVDYNVPFDMDYDDPAQDLHIHLKAGQQHLDGQAAHDFVRFRHNNKGAEVYAPGDYYKGDIGRIGAQQAFLSELFRQKMQPQYILKAPELINAAYKYVHTNFTVKTALEFISMLKSADTTELKTYLLPGTDRYENKVSYYIYSPSETKKLVLEEFGYPEDEAKALEQRAKASSSPSSSAQPSAAAAPKTTDGSGSASKAPAQSRKPATEID
- a CDS encoding DUF362 domain-containing protein; the protein is MAYIITDDCISCGACAGECPVSCISAGDDKYVIDADTCIECGNCANVCPVDAPKPE
- a CDS encoding glycoside hydrolase family 43 protein; its protein translation is MKFNEIHIRDPFILPHKGTYYLYGTRGKNAWETTSPLGFDVYISSDLENWTEPISCFEPDSDFWGTKNFWAPEVHFYRGKFYMFASFKSETDHRGTQILVADSPKGPFQEHSDKAITPHGWECLDGTLYITKDNTPYIVFCHEWTQVTDGEMCALKLTEDLKHTIGEPMLLFHASDPSWSKNVAETDGYVTDGPFFYRNKSGRLFLLWSSFNTKDAYVQAVATSDNDEIDGNWTHSHPLLLDRDGGHGMLFQTFEGGLKLILHRPNNNPMERPVLFDVIDSGSELKISN
- a CDS encoding metallophosphoesterase family protein, producing MPKPDLRISVISDVHVTQFGAGENEFKNALEFHTKKLPKSDLFLFTGDIAYQLDSWEDSVCRNIYTSNYDFILNTIESTIPADTPKIFVLGNHEYPQGNTDPALTNKALNTWLAKTGQPAMEHVILNGFHFIKYPVLSWAMESSPETEKWAMNELSIALSTDPENPVFFVSHIPLHNTVANAGKEPSSFSEEFRSFLTKRPRIIHISGHRHTHVLDEKAIFQEGFTSVSAPVCAVGYLTLEGCDYETKPVFGFSQSLFIEVTGKVVKVFKVDLVSQKVVGRPWVIDLNEAENGIFPYGKKRRFEAKRPEFSPEASVCVRTDGECVFATIRQRFLSFDVCVEYYKLMVTDENGNEVLAKTVASDFYNLTLGKNYAPEITFELPGLTAGSYQLRVFPMNCFFAHGETSLSCAFQVD
- a CDS encoding DUF2508 family protein, with amino-acid sequence MESVTGQVRRIKITEKLMEYVRKTKEEKEQEREREAFLSELSAAKSEFDSIRQNLNLITDADAKEYCIYRLKAAELNFNRYIKLAKSIHLTSLPFLEETI
- a CDS encoding pro-sigmaK processing inhibitor BofA family protein, translated to MSTPVLIACIVTAAVALFLAVAFIKPVKGLFLLILNSAAGWAGLYIFNKLFAFCSFAIGINIASASIAGILGLPGVALMAIVKLIYQV